A window of Loxodonta africana isolate mLoxAfr1 chromosome 3, mLoxAfr1.hap2, whole genome shotgun sequence genomic DNA:
GGCAGCctccgtgtgtgtctgtgtcttggGGGGGTTCCCTGGGGACACGGGGGTCACTGTCACACCTgcccgggcggcggcggcggcactGCCTCTGGCTCCCCACCCCGGGGACGAGTCAGGAACAAATGGCAAGGCCCCAGGGGAGGGGGCCGGGAGGGCCGGGCAGCCGCGACCCCCAACCTCCCGGGGGAGGGGCTGCCGCTGGTTGCTTCgctctttgttgtttggggcTCCGCGCctccccctctctccttcctcgCGCCCGGAGTGTCAGACTGGGGGTGGGGATGAGCCAACGACGCCCCCCTCTTGCTTCCCATGGAAACCTCGGGGGCGGGGATGCGGTCCCTCCCCCCAACCCAGTGGGACTTGGAACACTCCGGGGGGCGCTGGGGATTACTCCCCTGCTCTCTCTGGCTCCTACCTCTCCCCCAGACTCACacgcccgcccccgccccgctaGAATCTGGCGGGGAGTCGAGAGCGCGCAGGTGAGGGGCTCCGGGTTCCCAGCCACCCTCGGGGTACCCCCGGTGTTCTCAGGGAAAAAGGAGCCAGGGGGATGCGGGATGGCCTTGGGGGGAGTTGATCAGGTTCCCCTCCCCCTCAGACACCTGGGCGCAGGTGAAAGCCCCAGGAGGGGGTGGGGGAGCCCGGGTGCCGTGAGTCTCCATTCTGCCCTCCCCACTCCCCAGCCTGCTTGGACCGGCAGAGGTAGGAGGGGGCGCGCAGCGGACTGGGAggccgccgccgcccccgcctAGCTTTCCCGGCCTTTGTTGCCGCTGCGCCCGGGCTCCCCGGCTCCCTCACTGCGGCAGCCGCGGCCCCATAAATCGTGAGAGCGACGTGCTCCGGAGCCGGGAGTGGAGAGGGCCGGGGAGCTGGGGGCGGGGCCCGGCAGAGCCACAGGCTCCCGCGCCCCCTCCCCCCCGGTCACGTGAGCAGGGCTTCTGGCTCCCACCCCCCGTCACGTGCGGAGGGTCTCTGCCCCTTGGGGTCACGTGGGGAGGGTCTCGCGACCCCGCCTCCTGGGGTCACGTGGGAGGGTACTAGTGGGACACGTGCAACGGCCTTCTTTGACAGACCTGGGGGCAGTGCCCTGCACAGCGGCCGCGACCTCGTCCCCTGTCCCCCACTCAACCCCTCCATTTGGTCCCCTGGAATAGGTGAGACCTGCCTCTAGCCTGACCCAGGGACTAGGGATGAGGACACTGAACTGGTAGGATACAGGAGAGTGTTAGGTCAAGGGGTCCCAGTGCCAGGAACTGAAGCTGGGGGGAGCTGGCCAAAGGCCAAATATATGCCCCATCGCCGGTGCTTCATTTCTTTGCAGAACTGAGTGAGGGTGTTGCTATTCGCCCCTCTCTCAAGAAGCCTCAAGAACATCTCTCTCTAGCTGTCTCTCTTCCTGTCTCTTTATCTCTGAAATGTCCCTGTTGCTGATCTCTttcattcatacattcattcaacaaaaatttattgaggctttGCTGTGTCCCTATTGGTCTCTCCCTGTCTGTTTTCTCCCGGTCACAGAGTCTCTGCCCTGTACCCCATCTCTGTCCCTgattctctcctttttcctctctctcaccGTCTCCGCCGTGAGTGGGCCTCTCTGGGTCTGCCTCTACGTCTGTCCCTTTCTCCTAGTGTCTCTCAGTTGTCATTCCCTTCCCTCCGTCTCTGGGTTTTTGGCTCCCCCACCCCTCTCTGCGTCCCACTCCCTTTCCCCTCTCTGTGACTCTGGTCTCTGTGAATCTCCCGTCCTGGTCTCTATATTTCTCTTCGTCTCTATGTGTCTCGCTTTTGGCGGGTCTCTCGCTCCTCTCCGCTGCTGCAGATCAATAAACCttcgccgccgccgctgccgcctcTGTCGCAGGAAGGAGGGGCGGGGGTGTCGGGCGCGCTGCTTTTCCCCCACGGGCGGGAAGCCCGGCGCACGGACCCAGGATGGCAGGACCTGGCCCGCGGGGTCGCCGCAGCCAAGGGCGGCCGAGGGGCGCGGGGGGATGTCAGTGGGCACGCGGTTCCCGGGAGCGCTCTCACCCCGCCACCCCCGCAGCCCCAGCGCGCGGACTCCACGCCGCGCACACGTGGTCCGGCCTCGCCTGGTGGAGCGGGCGGCGCGCTACCTCGGGGGCGCGCGCTAGAGGGGAGGAGAACAGGGGTCCGGTCTTTCCATTCCTTCTCCAGCTCCCTTTGCTCTGTATCCCGGCGTCTGGGGCAAGGGCGCGGATTTAACAAGTTCAAGGCCCCTAGGGTCCTTTCCGCACTCCCTGGTCTAGTTAGACACCCTGTTTACCTGCCCCTAATTGTCCTAAGGGGAGaggctctctccttccctctcccccgcctccggtgcactCAGGGCTGAGTGGGACCTGGCGCTCTGAGGCGGGGCGCAGAAGTGAAGGggaggggtagggctgcgcccccgGGGCGGTTCGAGCCGGGAGAAACTGACATAACGGAGTGAAGGGGCACCCCCGCCAGGTGGGGTATGTCGACACTCGTCTTTCTGAGAGAGAGGTGGGAGGCTAGTAGGGGGAtggagtagagaagaatagagaattGTTTCAAGGGGCAGGGCACACCCCAGTCCCCAGATCCCAACCCCTCCCCGGCGGGTGCGGCTCTAGGTTGGGGAGGTGTGGCTCTGGAGGCGGAGTTAGCTGGCGAACTTCGACCAGGCCTAGCGGCACCTCCCTCTTCACTGCCTGGGCGAGAGAATGACAGATTGAATTAAAGTGCCTAAGCCAGCAGACATCCCGGTCTCCCAAGAATTGCAGTACCAGCCCCTCTGCCACTTGTCTGCCAGATACCGACTAGGCACAGCCATCCCATGAACCACACACCTAGCtttggtgtgtgtgtggcgggggtggggggggcgcatTTCAGGCCTGTTACTGCCATCCAGCACAGAAATGAGTAAGAGGTGACTTCCCTTCACTTGTGGTCACCCGCAACCTTTTTATAAGGCTAGTCCTCACCccattgaggaaactgaggtacctGTAGGAATATCTCTGGAGTCAATTTATTTCCTGCTGGAATGGAGTGTGTTATAGGGGCAACCGGGTGGTGCAGGAGGGAGGGACTGCTTTGGAGTGGAACTGGAAATCTGGGCGAGGCTCAAGGACAGAGGCCCCAGTGTGGCTGTGCAGCTGCTTCAGGCCTGGCACCCGACTACTGGCGGCCCCCACCCCAAAGTCTGAGGAGAGGAATAGGAGACTATGGGGTTCAGCATGGAGAGGCAGGCCTGGGGTGGTGGCTGGGAGCCAGGCCTGGTCTAACCTGTTTTCCTGCTCCCAGTGCCCCAGGCCCAGACTCCTGCCCACCTGAGTGCCAGGGCCAGGGAGGGGCCTGAGTGACCCATCACTCCCATGGGAACCAAGTGGGGCTGATGGCATTCCTGATGACTCAAGGAAGCTGTGCCCATTCTTACTGGTGTGCCCAAAAGCCAGCTCACACCTGTCTGTCTCACCACCAGGCCTGGAAAGAGGTATTTGGGGAGGGGGTGGCACAGGCAAGGCCAGAGAAGTAGGGTAAGGTAGAGAGGGATCCTCAAGGCCCCACCCCAAGCAGGAGCCTCCAAGCTCCTTTCCCTAATGGACCTAATTACTGTTTGTGGAGCTGGGAGGTACCTGGTGACATGGAGAGCCAGTCCCTCCCCTCAGGGAGTTCCCAGGGACTAGGGACCCCAGTGGCTTGACATTTTGCCAAGTACCTCCATACTTTCCTGTGTCCATGACACCCCCCTTCACTATCACTGCCAAGATGTGTGCATTTCTACCCTAGAGAAATTAGGGAAAACCCCTGCCCACTTCTCTGAGTTCCTTTCTCTATTCAGATATTTCTCCTGTACCCACATCATTCAGGACCCACTATCAAGAGGGTAAAACCAACACTTTGATGGTGTCTAGTGAGGCAGGGGGGCTTGCTGGGGACTCAACATCCACTTCTCTGTTCCATGTAGGATCAGGGAAGTAAGAGGCACGGCCATCTTGTCTGGGCACTATGCCCACTCATCTGCCTAGCCTCATAGGGCGGGCCAGTGGTGCCCAGGTTGAAGAGGGAGGGGTATAACGAGGCAGAAGTTTCATCCAGTTGGCATGATGCCTTTGGAGCCTTAGTATTGAGTTCCTTAGTTCGCTGATTGGTTGTGTTCAGGTTATTGGAGACCTCATTGTCCATGGTCTCAGGGTGGAGGTCAGTGGATGCTTGTGGTACTGAAGGTACAGATGTCAGGGATACCGTAGAGACAGCATGTGCCAGTATGTGTGTGTCTTTGAGTGATACCCCAGGATGCAGCGTGCCCGACTGGTGGCCTCAGGGTTTCAGCTCCGACATGGCAGGGAGGCTGAGAAACAGGTTTGGGGGACAGTCCAAGTTTGGGCCATAGAGTCAGTGTTTCTGTGAGGGACATTCTGAAGGGGCTTCTAGGACATTCCAAAAGGGCTGCCAGGACCGATGGGCGGAGCCATAGTGATCAATGTCCAAAGGGTAGGAGGAGCAACTGAAGGAAACTGCCCAAGAGGGGCAGTTTGGAGGGCAGGGAGAGAATCTGAGGCAGCTGGGGGTCAACCAATACAGCATGCAAGCCCAGGACACATCCAGTCTAGCTTTTCTATGTGTATGCCGCCTATGAGTGGGTGGTgagcatatttgtgtgtgtgccaTGGAACTTATGCGTGTATATGCATGAAACAGCCATCCGTGCGTATGTGAGGGCAGGTCCTGTCGGACTGGCCTTCGGAATGGACTGGCAGCAGTAAAGAAGCATGGTGCGAGAGCAGATGGGAGAGTGCCCGCTCTCGAAAGGAATCGCTCCCACTCTCGCCCTTCCCTTCTATCCCTTCTATTCCTCCGCCCTGCCGGTGAATTATGGGGGTTGGCTTAGGGACGGAGGAAATCCGGGCCTGGGTCTGGGAGTCGCTGGGGCCTGCGCCGTTTCTGTGGTAACCAAAGCACACGTTCCCTTCCTCTGTCCTCCCGCCTCTTTTCCTTTTGGTGACAGGGCCGGGCTTCCCTGCGCCTTTGCTACCCTCTGGTGGCAGCCAGGGGAAGGACAGAACAAGAAGGAGAGGGCACGGAAGGCTAGAGCCGGAACTGGGGGCACTAGGGCCCTGGGGACAAAGCCGGGGGCTGAGAAGAGAGGAGGCTCGGAGGAAATGTCAGGAGGCTCTGGGGATCCAGGGGAAGGTCTGCGGAGTGGCGAAGTGGAACGCTGGCTGCCTTTGGGGTTTCTTCGCTCTGACCCGCTTCCTTTTCCCCCCTCAGCCTGCGGCGAGAGGGCTACACCGTGCAGGTGAACGTGAACGATTACCTGGATATTTACTGCCCGCACTACAACAGCTCAGGGGTGGGccccggggcggggccgggcCCCGGAGGCGGGCCGGAGCAGTACGTGCTGTATATGGTGAGCCGGGCCGGCTACCGCACCTGCAACGCCAGCCAAGGCTTCAAGCGTTGGGAGTGCAACCGACCGCACGCCCCCCACAGCCCTATCAAGTTCTCGGAGAAGTTCCAGCGCTACAGCGCCTTCTCGCTGGGCTATGAGTTCCATGCCGGCCACGAGTACTACTACATCTGTGAGTGGCGGCCCGGCCGGCGGGGCGGGGCTGAGGGCCAGTGTCACCTGGGGGCGGGGCCTCGGACGCGGGGACACCTGGCGGCTGTGTCTCTGAGTCATACCCCGCGGGAGGCGCGGGCATTGGGGGTCTCAGAGTTTCAGCTCAAACAGGGCCGGAAGGCTGAGAGAGGAGTTTGGGGAGTAGTTCCAAGTTTGGGCCGTAGagtcattttttttctgtgtgggaCATTCCGAAGGGGCTTCTAGGACATTCCAAGGGGGCTTCTAGGACCGAAGGGCGGAGCCATAGTCATCAATGCTCAAAGGGTAGAAAGAGGGGCAGTTTGGAGAGGGTGAAGAGAGTTTCTGAGTGAGGGCACGGGGCGCGAATTGAGAGACCGAGACTCAGGCCCCGTCTCCTCCCCAGCCACGCCCACCCACAACCTGCACTGGAAGTGTCTGAGGATGAAGGTGTTCGTCTGTTGTGCCTCCAGTGAGTATAACCGGCTGCCAGCTGCGCCCTCATCCTTGGCTCCCCTGCTTTGGGGCTCCCCTGGCTTCCTGGGGGCGAGGGTGGAGGGCACAAGCGAGGGGGTTCGCTCCCCAGCGTTAGCAGAGGGAGGGATCCTGGCCCTGactctcccctcctctctccctacccGCACCCCACCCCGCAGCATCGCACTCCGGGGAGAAGCCGGTCCCCACTCTCCCCCAGTTCACCATGGGCCCTAATGTGAAGATCAACGTGCTGGGTGAGTCTGCGCAGCGCCCTCTGGTGGCCACTGCTAGAACCGCAGCCCCCTCCCTGGTGCCTGCTCACCTCGCATGCTTTATCCTGCCGGCATCGATCCTCCCTGCCCCCTTGGTTGGTCCCATCCCCAGCTCCactgctgctgccgctgccgctgccgcgTGCCCCGCTCTGTTGCACGGCCCGGTCCTCACCAGTCTGTCTATCCATTTGTCCACAGAGGACTTTGAGGGCGAGAACCCCCAGGTGCCCAAGCTTGAGAAGAGCATCAGCGGGACCAGTCCTAAGCGGGAACACCTGCCCCTGGCCGTGGGCATCGCCTTCTTCCTCATGACACTCTTGGCCTCCTAGCTCTGCCCCCTCCCTGGGCAGGGAGAGATGAGGCAGGGCTGGAAAGGAGCAGGGAGCCTTTGGTCTCTTCAAGGGAAGCCGTGGGGCCTGGACTCCCATCTCTGATGGCCAGAAGTGGGGTCTGCACCATAAATCTGTGCCTGCTCCCTCTTTCCCCCCAGGCAGGCACAGTAGTGGACCAGGTGCAGGGACAGCCACAGGTCCCAGGTGGCCTTGTGGCTCTGGTAATGTTTAGTACCAAATTGGGGGACCATAAAGGGCAGTGCTCAGGACTCCCTACCCCCTGGTACTTTTCCCTGCTCCCTGGTGCCCGCCCCCTTCGTCCTCCCAGAGAAACAAATATGCCCCAGAGAGAACAAATCGCACTGTGGGAGGCACCCCATCTCTCTCCTCCAGGGGCAGAACATGGGGAGGGGACTAGATGGGCAAGGGGGTAGCACTGCCCGCTGCCCCCTTCCCCTGTTTACAGCAATAAGCACGtcctcctcccccctcccaccccaagGATTGTGGTTTGGATTGAATCCAGGTTTACAAGTAGACACCCCTGGGAGCAGGCAGTGGGCGAGGGTAGCAAGGGGTGGGCATTGGGGTACCAGGCAGGCATGTACAgactctatatatatatataatgtacagACAGAATCCCTCTCCTTCCTTAACCTCCTGACCTTCCTTGACTTCTCCTTCGAGCTTCAGACCCCTTCCCCACCAGGCTAGGCCCCCCTGGGGGTCCCCCTGGCCCCTCTTTTGTCTTCTGTGAAGACAGGACCTATGCAACGCACAGACACTTTTGGAGACCATGAGACAACAATGACCCCTCCCCTCCAGCCCTGAGCCGGACCCAATCCCAGGACCCTGTCCTGCCCACCCAGTGTGGTCCACACCCGTCCTCCTGGGCCTTTTTCAAGTGCTTTGGCTGTGACTTTCATACTCTGCTCTTAGTCTAAAAAAATAAACTGAAGATAAAAATAACTGAGTGTGTGTGATTTCAAGAGACCATCCATCTCCTACTACACTGGTTGAACCCCACAGGTCACAGGTCGCAGGGCCCAGGTATCTGTGTGGGGGGAACCCTGGGGCATTGTTCTGTGGCTTGGCCCTTTAAGGGAGGCAGCTCTGTGTGGAGGGAGGGCCAGGGACTTCAGAGCTGGGCCCAAGTGACTACAGGCAAATCATTTCACTTCCCTGAGCCTCAGATAGCCCACCAGTAAAACTGGGTTACATATCTCTCAGGATTAAATTAAATTAAGGATGAAATGACATAGGGAATATAAGGCTCAACCAATGATGGTTTTCTCCTTCTCTTGCCTTTCCATCTTGCGATCAGAAGTTCTTAACTGGACTCTTACGGAATTCAAGGAGTTTGTGGGcctagacaggaaaaaaaaaagtacatattttCACTCGCCTCTAACTGAAATTTAGCATTCTCTTCGGTACTCGGGCAACAAGCTACAAAAGTTATTGGCATTACCTGTGACTTTGTAACCAACAGAAATCACAGATGTTTTCATACTGTATTGTAGGTGTGGAAGAGGCCTTGAAACGTCCTTTAAATTATAGTAGTAGCTGTTGGaccttctttgtttttaatgtgtTAATAAAGAAACATATAttactatacaaaaaaaactgaaatggTTTGATATCTGTATTTTAACATAATTGGTTTCTTCTTTAATCCTTTATGATTTTGTTCTATTCATTTAAAATCATTAATCTGAGAAAGGGtctgtggacttcaccagatggccAAAGGGGTCCATAGCACAGAAATGGTTAATAACCCctgctatattttttttatttggagccttggtggcacagtggctaagagctatggctgctaaccaaaagttcagcagttcgaattcatcagctgctccttggaaaccttataaggcagttctattctatcccatagggtcgctatgagtcgggatcaatggcaacgggtttggttttttatagggaaacaccaggagctctggtggtgcaatgttttaaaggctcagctgctatctgaaaggttggtggtttgaacccacacagtgtttccacaggagaaagacgtggcaatctgctccccctaACGATTGCggtctagaaaaccttatggggcagttctctgtcacgtggggttgctatgagtcagaatccacttgacagcacctaacaacaacataaggaaTCACAGCTGGGAGTCTGCACATAACTACAGCACCCTGCATTGGTCAGACTAGAGGGGCCAGAAGGCAAAACATGGGAGAGAGGGTAAGGCAGTCAAAGATGGCTTCTCAAGATGGCTTCTCAGGAGCTGTCAGTCCTGCACAAGCAGGTGCTGCATAAAGGGGCGGGGATTGGGGCTGAAATCCACCCCAGGCTTTACTTGCCAAGTAAAGTGCTCTGGTCCAAGGAGGGGGTACTTTTTTCCTATTGCCAAGCTGTGCACCAGTGGGACTCCATCCCACCGAGGTTCTCTAACTGGGCAGGCTGGGTCCTGGATGAGTGCCCTTTCTGTGTGCCCCTGTGGCTCCTGCCAGCTGCATTACGAGAGGGAGCCCTTGGCTGCAGGGACTGTGTCTTCTCCCACTCTGTACCCataaaacaagaaatgaaatttCAGCTGGAGCTTGGGGACTGCGTGGGTTTCCCACTGGTGGAGTGAGGAGTGGGGGTGTGAGAGAACACATAGGAAAAGAGCCAGGGGCAGCCAGTGGACCAGTCTAAGGCTCCCTACCGGGCAGACTTATTTATCcaatcattcatttattgaaacaacacttactgagtactttTCAAGGGCATAGTTTGtgcctgactactaaccgaaaggagctctggtggcacagtggttaagaacttggctgctaaccaaaaggttaggagttggaatccatcagctgttctttggaaaccatatggagcggttctactctgtcctatagggttgctatgagtcagaatcgactcgatggcaacaggtttggttttgcgtTTCTTAAGCAAAAGTTTgtcaatttgaatccacccagtggtgtcacagaagaaaggcctggcaatctacttctgtaaggttATAGCCAACGAAAACTCTAtggacttgacaacagtgggttttgttGAGGGCTAGGCTCTATCCTGGGTACTGGGGATAAGAAGAAGACAGTCTCTCTCTTCAATAAGCTCATACTTTAGTGTGTGTTGATGTGTGAAGAGAAATaagtaatacacacacacacataatgatATGACCAGGTATTACATGGTTAACTGCCAGGGAGCTATGGAAGCACCGAGAAAAGAGCACACCCTGCCTAGGACAAAGGGAGGAGGCTTCAGGGAGGTAGAGGTGCATAGGGCTGGGGCCCTACTGTGGAGTCTTAAAGGCCAGGCCTAGGAGTGTGAACTTGTCCCTTGGAGGAGCCAGAGCAGTGGACTTAGGGCGCAAGCTCCCTCAAATCCCAGGGCCGGGGGGGCCAGGGCAGGCCAGCTGGGATGGGGAGGGCCTTGTGGGCTCAAAGACCCAGGAATGGAAAGAATGTGAAAAGGTCAGGCATTTGGAGGCAGGAACTATAACAGGACATCtttgtttactgagcacctactatgtgccaaatgCTTTATGTGCATAATGAGCACTGTGTCCTTTTAAGGATCACTATTCCAATagtacagatggggaaattgaggatCTAAGAGACTGTGTCCCAAGAGTAGCGTCACACAGCCTCGCGAGTGGTGGGGTTGGCATCCAAAGCCGGTCTAGGCATCTTCAGCATTGTGCTCTGACTACTGCACTGTACCACCGGTTGGAACCCTTTCCTCACAGAACTGGACTGCCTCCCCCATGCCCATAGCCTGATACCCCCTCCACCGACGCCGCTCAGAGTTTTTGGAGTGAAACATCAGAATCTCAGATCTGCAGAAAACATCCTGAGTGAACCAATCCAAGCTCCTCATTTTACACacgggaaaactgaggctcagagagagcaAATGACTTGCTGGACTGTCTCTGGAGCagttcagagatcagcagaactgttggaaggagtacAGGAAGCAGGGCCGTCCCCGTTTCAAAAGGTGCAGCcacagtctcctggatctcaaagggtggggccgcagcctcccaggtttcaaagagtcagatctttgccAGCTCGGTTGTAGAGTGTGAGTTGCCATTAAGCTGTGCCAGGGGGATGAGGCCGCCACCCAAAGCTgaaggggcagggctgccatgcccaaggggcagaagagctAGGCATGCTGGGGCAGAGAGGGTGGGGGTCATCACTCAGACTAGGAGAATGCAGCCAACTAAAGCCGAGGGAGATGGGTTGGCATCCAgatggcctggaaggcagaggtgAAGCCCAGGGTCGAGGGGCCTTCACACAAAATCCAGAAAGTGTGGCTAACATCCAGAGTCTAGAGGACAGGaccattgcctagatggtctctgagaacagaggattattttcaagtcttgagaactaatgtaatttgttctgctgagttttggacttgcttggtgcccgttatccattctttccctcgagtttctcccatttgtaatggaaatgtctattttgtgcctgttccaccatagtgctttggaaatag
This region includes:
- the EFNA3 gene encoding ephrin-A3, which gives rise to MAAAPLLLLLLLVPVPLLPLLAQGPGGALGNRHAVYWNSSNQHLRREGYTVQVNVNDYLDIYCPHYNSSGVGPGAGPGPGGGPEQYVLYMVSRAGYRTCNASQGFKRWECNRPHAPHSPIKFSEKFQRYSAFSLGYEFHAGHEYYYISTPTHNLHWKCLRMKVFVCCASTSHSGEKPVPTLPQFTMGPNVKINVLGESAQRPLVATARTAAPSLVPAHLACFILPASILPAPLVGPIPSSTAAAAAAAACPALLHGPVLTSLSIHLSTEDFEGENPQVPKLEKSISGTSPKREHLPLAVGIAFFLMTLLAS